From Bacteroides uniformis:
TTTGCCGAATTGCTGACCGGAAAGGAGGAGCTGGATAAAGAGACTAAGAGGGAGTACGGACAGATGATTCAGACCAATGCGGAAAGTCTGCTGAATTATGTCAACAGCATTCTGGAGTTGTCTCGCTTGGAGTCCGGCAAGATTCAGTATGAGGACGAGGAGTGTGACATTATTCAGTTGTGCAGTGAGGTGCTGGATAAAGTGAACGGCCGTGAGGAGAGCACTGTGTCTGTCAGCCTGCAGACCGACCTCAAGGAACAGTTTGCGAGGACGGACCGGAGGTGGTTCGATACATTGCTTGTCAGCATGCTGACTCCGTCAGAGAATGACACTGCCCGTTATGAGGCGATTATCCGCATCAGACGGGACCGCACTAGGTCGGCCCTCTATTTCGACGTGGTCAACGCCCCGTTTGCAAAGGTACATTTTGAGAATAAAACGAGCTTGATTCGCCATGAAATCAATGCCCATTTTATTCATTATTTTGGAGGTATCTACAAGGTGCAAACCGAAGCGGAGGAAGGCTCTACTATTTCGTTCACTATTCCTTGTTGAGATTGATGCGGACGATGCCGCCGTAGGGCGTCAATGCGTCGAAGGCTTCTTCGGCTTTGAGGATTCCGGCATAGAGTTGTGCGCAGATTAATACGCCTCCGTGTGCGAAGATGGCAACGCGTGTATAGGGCTTCTTCTTTAATTCGTCCAAAAACTGGCTGACACGCCGGTATTGCATGGTAAAAGATTCTCCACCGGTAGCTGCCACGTTCATGTAGTCGGCATACCATTCCTGCAGGCGTGGGTCTTCATTCTGCTCGAACGGCTTCATCTCCCAGTCGCCAAAA
This genomic window contains:
- the cobC gene encoding alpha-ribazole phosphatase, with the protein product MEVILIRHTSVDVPPGMCYGQTDVPLKPTFETEAAVTAENLKAYLPFDHVYTSPLTRCVRLATYCGYPDAERDKRIMEINFGDWEMKPFEQNEDPRLQEWYADYMNVAATGGESFTMQYRRVSQFLDELKKKPYTRVAIFAHGGVLICAQLYAGILKAEEAFDALTPYGGIVRINLNKE